A stretch of the Salarias fasciatus chromosome 3, fSalaFa1.1, whole genome shotgun sequence genome encodes the following:
- the gpr185b gene encoding G-protein coupled receptor 12: MILSLAAAAAMSSGGGGSSLNSSSPLDPLDSSTSWSLVEDPSNSSSEPVVRTLTPDLQPAAAAAQEVSPWDIALCVTGTLISCENALVIAVLFYTPTLRAPMFILIGSLAVADLLAGLGLILNFVFTYLIDSSLEFVTLLSVGLLISAFSASVLNILAITVDRYLSLYNALTYHTERTVTFTYVMVIFIWVSCLTLGLLPALGWNCLKDESTCSICRPVTKNNAVALAVTFLLVFALMMQLYLQICKIAFRHAQQIAVQHQFVAISTTKGVSTLSAILCAFGACWLPFAMYSIVADYSYPVIYTYATVLPATCCSVINPIIYAFRNPDIQKSLWMACCGCVPSNLSLRPRTSSDV, translated from the coding sequence ATGATTCTCTCCCTggccgcggcggcggccatgagtagcggcggcggtggcagcagCCTCAACTCCTCGTCCCCGCTGGACCCCCTcgactcctccacctcctggagTCTGGTCGAGGACCCGTCCAACTCCTCCTCCGAACCCGTCGTGCgaactctgacccctgacctccagcCGGCGGCCGCCGCGGCGCAGGAGGTCAGCCCCTGGGACATCGCGCTCTGCGTAACCGGGACGCTGATCTCCTGCGAGAACGCGCTGGTCATCGCCGTGCTCTTCTACACGCCGACGCTCCGGGCGCCGATGTTCATCCTGATCGGCTCGCTGGCGGTGGCGGACCTCCTGGCCGGCCTGGGCCTCATCTTGAACTTCGTCTTCACGTATCTGATCGACAGCTCGCTGGAGTTCGTGACGTTGCTGTCGGTCGGACTGCTCATCTCCGCCTTCTCGGCGTCCGTCCTCAACATCCTGGCCATCACGGTGGACCGGTACCTGTCGCTGTACAACGCCCTGACCTACCACACCGAACGGACCGTCACCTTCACCTACGTGATGGTGATCTTCATCTGGGTGTCGTGCCTCACCCTGGGCCTGCTGCCGGCGCTCGGCTGGAACTGCTTGAAAGACGAGTCCACGTGCAGCATCTGCCGGCCCGTCACCAAAAACAACGCCGTGGCGCTCGCCGTCACCTTCCTCCTGGTCTTCGCCCTCATGATGCAGCTCTATCTCCAGATCTGCAAGATCGCCTTCCGCCACGCGCAGCAGATCGCGGTGCAGCACCAGTTCGTGGCCATCTCCACCACCAAAGGTGTCTCCACGCTGTCGGCCATCCTGTGTGCCTTCGGGGCGTGCTGGCTGCCGTTCGCCATGTACTCCATCGTGGCCGACTACAGCTACCCCGTCATATACACCTATGCCACGGTCCTCCCggccacctgctgctctgtgatcaACCCCATCATCTATGCGTTCCGAAACCCAGACATCCAGAAGTCGCTGTGGATGGCCTGCTGCGGGTGCGTCCCGTCCAACCTCTCCTTACGACCCAGGACCTCCAGCGACGTGTAG